The genomic DNA TGAATCAAGCTCAGAAGCCCCTCAAAACTGCTCAGAATGGCAAAGGCCCACCAACGCAAGTAACCCAATACAATAAACCCCATAACCAGACCTCACCTCCATCAAAAAACAGAGGAAGGAGGAGGGGAAGAGGCGGCCGGAAGTCCGATCAAGGCGACGTTTTTATGCGGCCCAGCTCGAGGCCCTGCACCGGAGTGCAAATGCCAGCACCGGCCGGAGCTGTTGAAGAAGGTATTCCAAATAGGGTTGGTGAAGTGGAGAGGGGTTTTCCCTCTTCAAGCAAGTGTTTGAGTTTTGCCCCAAGGCCTGGTTATGGGCAACTTGGGGCAAAATGTGTTGTGAAGGCCAACCATTTCTTTGCGGAGTTACCAGAAAAGGACTTGAATCAGTATGAAGTAAGCTATCATCTTTCATGGGTTTACACTAAAAATGTTTGTAAACCATACAGCAGTCAAGAGTTATTAGATTCGAGTTTGTTGTGACTTAGCAACTGGGGACCCTTAATCTGACATTCATTATGTTcttgttttgttgttttcttcttatACCTGCTGTTTCTTTGCAGAAAGAAATTAACAGGCTTTTGCTTTTATCTCTGTCCTTTGCTTAGTAGCATTTATGAGCTTTTAAATTGTTCTTATTGCTGCGTATCTCCCTTCTTTACCATCTGCATCCTGTTGTTTGCAGGTTACTATAACCCCAGAAGTAGCATCAAGAACTGTGAACAGAGCCATCATGGCCGAGCTCGTGAAACTGTACAAAGAATCTGACTTGGGGAAGAGATTGCCAGCTTATGATGGCAGAAAGAGTCTATACACTGCCGGTGAGCTGCCTTTTGCATGGAAGGAATTCAAAGTTAAACTTGTGGATGAAGAGGACGGAATCAATGGTCCCAAGTAAGAATTTATTGCTTTCTTGGCAGGGCTGATGTGTGTTTTATTTCTGTCATCCAGacttccctttctctattttGAATGGTTTTCCATGGCAATCTATGTAGAAAGCAGGAATTCAAATAACATACAACAACaaatgcaataataataataataaaattaattttaaaaaatataagtttaatatatttatagaaaatataatagaaatgTCCATGGAAAATTTATGCGGTATTTCTCGTTAATTCTATGAAACAAGTAACTGGAACTTTAATCAATTTTCAGAAGAGAAAGGGAGTACAAAGTGGTGATTAAGTTTGTTGCGCGAGCAAACTTACATCATCTGGGCCAATTTCTTGCTGGTAAGCGAGCCGATGGTCCCCAGGAAGCTCTTAAGATTCTCGACATTGTGCTGAGAGAGATTTCAACAAAGAGGTATGAtttcttaaggtgcttaagATAATGTTGGCCTCAGTTTGTTCCAGTCAATGAGTTTTGCCTAAAACGGGAACTTGTTTgtcataatttaattcaaaaggTACTGCCCTGTGGGGAGATCCTTCTTTTCACCAGATATTTGGAAACCACAACGGCTTGGTGATGGTTTAGAATCATGGTGTGGATTCTACCAGAGTATAAGGCCAACACAGATGGGCTTGTCCCTTAATATTGGTAAATGAATGATTGTTGTTTAAAATCTCTCTGAATTTTTTTGTCACCACAATCTTGCTTATCATTGTTCTATTATTAAGGAATTGCATCTCTATTGCTTATATGCAGATATGGCTTCGGCTGCCTTTATTGAGGCTCTACCCGTGATAGAGTTTGTTGCACAGCTTCTGGGAAAAGATGTGATATCAAGGCCCTTGTCAGACTCTGACCGTGTGAAGGTACTGCTCCTTAATTTGGTAAAATGCACTggatttatttcttttctaacTTTCGTAACTTAGAAATTTTCCTTGCAATGAATGCCCCACAGATCAAGAAGGCTCTTAGAGGAGTGAAAGTTGAGGTAACGCATAGGGGTAATGTACGAAGAAAGTATCGAGTTTCAGGATTAACATCACAACCAACAAGAGAACTTGTGTAAGATTTTTAGCCTTGTACAAGACTGTCTTCTGGATTGGAAAGCTCCTGTTATTAATTGCTATTGTTCTTCATCTTAGTTATAGATGCAAGACCGGTAACACTAACTGAACCACTATTAGTTTGAGTTAATTGTAAAATCTTGTTTCATTAACCGCACTGTGCTAACTTACCATTTTGCCGTCATCTGAAATCTCTTTCCTCTGTCCTTATTCCTTTGACATATTCACCTTGGTTCAAACAACTTCTTGCCTTTTGTTTTCTATCAGCAAGATTCTCAGTAAAGAAATGACAAGTTTTCTGTAACCTTCTCTGTGATTTTTTCAGGTTTCCTGTTGATGACAACTCAACCATGAAGTCAGTTGTTGAATACTTTCAAGAAATGTATGGCTTCACAATCCAGCACACACATCTTCCTTGCCTTCAAGTAGGCAACCAGAAGAAGGCAAACTATTTACCTATGGAGGTGAATGGCTACTATGGTTTTGAAGCTCTGCAGAAGCCTTCAAGTTGTATTCTGTATTTAAACTGTTGTGCGGTGGTAATTCTCTTTGTTTTCCAGGCATGCAAGATTGTTGAGGGGCAGCGATATACTAAAAGGTTGAATGAGAAGCAAATTACTGCTCTTCTAAAAGTTACATGCCAAAGACCCAGGGATcgagaaaatgatattttgcaGGTACTTTTTGCTGTTGAGATCCTAATTGTCTGCTAAAGGTTGAGTGAATTAGTTTTTTGGCCTTGTGATAATTGGTGCATGCATACCCATGCTTCATTTGGTTGCTGAAATATTGAGATTGTAGAAGGGATATCCTAAAATTTGTTGCCTTTTCCTCAATCGTCTTGGCAACAACTTATTTACTGATACAATCTATGTATTGACATAGTTGCTGTATTTATAGGTGCCAAACttggttaaatttaaaattcagcAAACCCATGCTGGAAAATAGATTATTCTCCATGACCCAAAAAGAATCCAGACATGTCCCTCTTGGAAAATTTATCATTATCTACCCtgtgattcaatccatgattcTGTTAATAGTATCATGGAGAAATTTAGAAATcttgtaaatttatttgtttcttgAGTGTCAATGTATCAGATGCGGTTTAGCTTAAGCCATTATGAATGCCTTCTATATTTACTTATATTAGACAAACCTTGCAACTGCTTTCTGTTAATTTGTGACACTGATTATAGTTTTGGAAGTTGACTAGACATGAGTGTATGACATTTACCTGCTGTGCTCTTTGGATTACAGACAGTACAACACAATGCCTATGATCAAGATCCATATGCAAAGGAGTTTGGAATTAAAATCAGTGAAAAATTAGCTTCTATGGAGGCACGAGTACTTCCTGCTCCTTGGGTAAGGCTGACCCCCAACCCCGAACTTTTTTAATGGATGTGAGTGCTTATTAATGGAAAAACTTCCATTTGCAGCTTAAGTATCATGAAACTGGGAAGGAAAAGGATTGTTTGCCTCAAGTTGGTCAGTGGAATATGATGAACAaggtattttgttttcttgtgtTGGAACAACTGTTTCTGTACAGAACAAATATGCAAGAATtaagaacttatattttttgtcCATCCCCTTTACCATCATCAGATTATTCAAACTATTAGTAGTTTGCGTGTTCTTCAATTTAATCTatactctttttcttcctcaagGTTCACTCTCTAATTTTGGTGACTATGTAACTGCAATTTGATTTAGGACATGCATTGCACAGTTTTTGAAACTGATCTCGTCTCATAATTACAGAAAATGATCAATGGGATGACTGTTAGCCGGTGGGCATGCATCAACTTTTCACGTAGTGTGCAAGAGAGTGTTGCTCGTGGGTTTTGTAATGAGCTGGCTCAAATGTGTCAAGTGTCTGGCATGGTACTTCATATTTTCTTCTGTTTTTGAATTTGACAATGCCGATCTTTTCTGGAGTTGAGTTATAATCTGCTCTGGTTTCCAGGAATTTAATCCAGAACCTGTGATTCCAATCCACACAGCCAGGCCTGACCAAGTGGAGAAGGCTTTAAAGCACGTTTATCATGCGTGCATGAGCAAACTCAAAGGAAAAGAGTTAGAACTTCTTTTAGCTATTTTGCCCGACAACAATGGATGCCTATATGGTACTCTCATTGGCAAAACTTGGTGGCTTGAATTGTTATACATGAAATCTTTAATCCTTAGTTGACATTTTCTAGGTTGACCTTATCGTACATTTTTCAGGTGATCTAAAACGAATTTGTGAAACTGGTCTGGGTTTAATATCACAATGCTGTCTGACAAAACACGTCTTCAAGATTAGCAAACAATACCTGGCTAATGTGGCATTGAAGATCAATGTTAAGGTGCGATAATCTTCCAACTGAGAAGGGgacaaataaataaagttaCATTTTATCATTCTGTGATGAGGTTTCCTTTCATTAGTTTCAACATAATTACTCATGTTTAAAATAATTAGCTTGTTAGCAGTGAACCAATGATGCTCTGTCTTTGTTTCCTTATTTACCTTCTAATCAAATGGACCCACAGTTTCTGAATCATCTCATTTCCTGTcctgtttatttttaatataaaactgCTAGAATTGCTACTAACTACTAACAAGAAGTAtttctgtttttgttgtagATGGGTGGTAGAAACACTGTTCTTTTGGATGCTATCAGTTGCAGAATACCATTGGTTAGTGACATACCAACCATAATATTTGGAGCCGATGTAACCCATCCAGAGAATGGAGAGGACTCTAGCCCCTCTATAGCTGCTGTATAGTTCCTTAACCAAAATATGCTTCTTAGGGTATTCCTTTTGGCAACTATCACTCAGGACCTTGTTGACTGATATATCTAATGGCAAATGTAGGTGGTAGCTTCTCAGGATTGGCCTGAAGTCACCAAGTATGCAGGATTAGTTTGTGCTCAAGCTCATAGACAGGAACTCATCCAAGATTTGTATAAGACTTGGCATGATCCTGTCCGTGGCACAGTTAGTGGTGGCATGATCCGGTACAGGACACCAACACTTCGCTATGTGTGTTCTTtatataggatttttttttaaattgttttcaattttgaatttctgTTTGTGCAGGGATCTTTTGGTTTCCTTCCGCAAGGCAACAGGGCAAAAACCACTGAGGATTATATTTTACAGgtcaatatgtatatatttatatttatttaagtattttCTTGGCTGCTTTAGTATTTAAAGCATGTTTCCTATCTTCATTGTGCTCTCGATGTGGTGTCTATCCCCATGTTGCTCTCTAGCTAATCTTCctcttagataaaaaaaattcacggGCCTGTATCCATTTCTATATCCGCACGTCTCCATATAGGTTTTTATTATTTCAGCATAGATATCATGAAGTATGGAGGATTGATCGTGAGGGCCAGGTTTGAAGGGAAGGCAAGTTTGCATGTCGTAAAAGTTAAGTGTCCTCTTTTATAAAAAGGGTGAGGCTTCCTTTAGAATGATTGAACCCCTGTCATCTTCCCATCTATCAAGTCCCTGGACCCTATATACAGGAGGGCCTACACGTGATAAGTTCCACTTTCAAAGATACTATTTTTGTCAAAGATGCTGCCTTTATTTCATTGGATCAAAAGATTATCAGCATGGCTCAGTTCAAGTACACCATGATTGGTACTAACCCGGGCATGCATGTGTGTCTTTCTATTCTTTTCCCTGTGCATTTCTGGCCAAATGCATTTGTCTCTTTGCAGGCCAGGAGGCTAAAGGCTAGTTCGGTCATTTTGATGCATATTTCTTGACaccattattatattttatatgctAAATTGGAAAATAACTTGAGCAGGGATGGTGTGAGCGAAGGGCAATTTTATCAAGTCTTGCTTTACGAGTTGGATGCAATTAGGAAGGTTAGTGTTTGCTCTTGTGCGATATACATGTGAAACATACTCAACATGCTTGCAGTCCTGATCAATTGCCTATTTTCAGGCATGTGCTTCTTTAGAACCAAACTATCAGCCACCGGTAACTTTCATTGTGGTGCAAAAACGGCATCACACCAGATTATTTGCTAATAATCACAGGGATCGCAGCAGCACTGACAAGAGTGGGAACATCCTGCCTGGTAACATACTACTTTCATCGAAATCCGAGCTGTCTGTCTGCATGGATCTCTGATTCCTCTTTTTCAAATGTTTATTTGTCTTTGCATGCATTGTTTCCTCAGGCACCGTGGTTGATTCAAAAATCTGTCATCCAACagaatttgatttttatctCTGCAGCCATGCTGGGATTCAGGTGAAAACTTAGTTTCCTTTTACTGTATATATTACATGTAATTAGCCTTGAGATTTTTCTTTAAGGAATAATGAACAACAAGATTTAAACTTGACTAATGGACCTGTCCCTACCACAAGGGAAAACTAAAAGAAGGTAAAAATTAGACTGTTGATTAGacctagaattttattttgtttcattaAGGGGACAAGCCCCTCCAAGATTAGGTGCCATGTCTTtgaaccaaaaaggaaaaatatgttCACTGGCTtgttgaaatcataattgcttcatttttttttttgttttgtttaatttgtttaatctCAAACATGGTAGTACTAGGGTGTTCTGTGAATGAATTGGCGTAATGCTTCTTTCATTTCATATCGGACTTTACATGATGGGAAATATTAGCACCCTGTAGAAAAGTGAATATGCTGCTAAAATTTCTTCAATGTAATACACTATGCATTTATAACGTGACAGGGGACAAGTCGGCCTGCCCATTATCACGTCCTATGGGATGAGAACAATTTTACGGCAGATGGAATTCAATCTCTAACGAACAATCTTTGCTACACGTATGCCAGGTGCACGCGCTCTGTTTCAGTTGGTAAGTCAGTTTTTAGCTTCAGAAAAATGAAGACATGGCGcatctaaataataaattatgtatctatgtatatgtatttatataattgaaACGCATGTACATTAATGGAAATTATGTGTAATAAAAAGAAtctttacacacacacacactaaaaAACTCTTTAAGCACAAAAGATTCTAGAACACAATTGAAAAGTTTGAAGAGGAGAGGTCTAGTAAGTGCATTAGATCGTTTTTATAGTTCATGGTTGATTTcaacttgtatttttttatttatgttgtgCGTCATGGATGCCAACATAAGTGTTAATGCTTCTTGGGTTCAAGTACAAGCGCTGAAGTCGTGTTCCCTTCAAAAACTTGAACAAGAACTTGCATATCATGAAATCTAATTCCTATACTTAGAATGGTGCATCACTGCAAATAGTCACTTGTGCGTCACCAGAAAGAATTTGAGCCAAGGGAGCTGTGTCCTCTCTTTGCAGTTCCTCCAGCATACTATGCACATTTGGCCGCTTTTCGAGCCAGATTCTATATGGAACCCGAGTTGCAGGAGAATGGTGGCTGCGGCGCTGGACAAGTTGGCAAGAGCATGCGAGCCAAGGGGGAGTCAGGCGTGCGGCCGTTGCCCGCCCTGAAGGAGAATGTAAAGAGGGTAATGTTTTACTGTTAGAAAGACAGGTAGGGGGCAATGAAGATCGAGATGGGGATTAGGGGGGAAGGGAAGAAAGAGGGTGAATCTGTTGTCTTTGATTCTAGTAAAGAAGCCTCTTTGTACATGTATGATGATTCATGCCAGCAGTTCTTAGGTTAGAGTTGAGAGTTTGATTATAAAGCGAAAGAGCTAGCCTTGGTtctcttcatatatatattatatctgtTTCATTTCCAGATCATGATCTTCACAAGCCCTTCTCCATCTTTCTTACTAGTTCATTTTATATCTTCTTCTGACACTCTACAAAGTGGTATTTTGACAACTTGCAAGAATTGCTCCGGGCTTTTAAGATAACAGCATTTGGGAGCTTTTATTAAGTTTGTTCAACGAAGAGCGGGTAGCTATGGGTTTTGTATGTTATTGACAAATAAAGGATGCCTTGGAAGCTCATATGTGATATAACCAGAGATCCCTTTCATAAGAAAAGGCTCAAAGGAGAGTCGTACCCGCCCAAATGACTGCAACGGCCATTTCATAAGAGATCAAACCGTTTTGTTGTGGTATCAATTTCGTATGACTGCAATTGTACCTCCACGATGCAGATGCCttaaaatgcaagaaataatgGTTTGCGACTTGCTTGAGAAAAGACGCttcaatattacaaaattaatgaGAAAAATCCCTCCGGGTATCATTACTCATTTTCTGGGTTACCTGTTGCAGTTCACTGGCACAAAATTAAAGGGTTTATCACATTAAGTAAAGGCATTAAGCATGAAGAATGAAGTGTGAGTGTCTGGAGCTTAATTATCACTTTAGCGTATATTGTCTTTATACAGGGTCAGTACATGGATCAACTTAAATGTGGGGGTTGAAAGGGGGGTGGTAAATCCCCTCCCAATGAGGGTTATAGGGGGCAGAGCCCCTTGGATGAAATTTTATACGcaattttacaataataatagTTTGAGTTTTCACATATGTTTTTTTCATTGTcctaatttttttacttatattagAGTAATTTTTAGAGAGCATTATGATACattcttttgtaattttcaatttggttATAAGAAAAAATCTTGCAGCAGTAGCGAGTGGACGTAACTCTCACATTGAGAgtgaatcactataaattttgtatattttttatacttgttttaattatttttttatttcttttactatTTAAGATTAGaactttaatcataacataaaaattaagaGGATTACATATCTTCGAGAAAACCTGTTCTTATGCGAAGTAAACTTTCACAAAACCTATTTTAAGTGATTTCAGATACTAGTGCAGCAATGCACTGGGTATGTGTACATGCAGCCTTGCAATGTTAATGGAAAATAATCTGATAATTACgtaataattagtatatattggACGGTCATCTCACTTAGCTAAAACCTTTGAAGCATGGAAGTGAAAAAAATgacccaaaatattttttaggttatttttgTAATGACAATAAAAAAGATACAACAAGAGCATGGGCGGATTTAGGGGGCTGGCACGGGCTACACCGCCCCCTCCTCTCAGATTTATTAGGAATAATTAGGACCATTTCCAACCTCATTAATGGCTTATGGATTTGGGGGCTAGGCTCCCAGATCTGTTCCTAGATTCCGCCCCTAAACAAGAGAGAGAGGTGTGTAGTGGCAGTGGAGACAGAGGATGCAGCTATGGTCGGTGATGAGAGGAAAGGCGGCAGTGAGAGACAAAACAGCTGCTAGTGGCAAAGAGAAAAGGAATAAGGAAAGATTCCTGGAAAAGAAGAGCATAGGCGGCaaaggaaagaggaagaaaaaaatagaaaatgttgtTGGAGAAGAAGAGCATAGGCcgcaaaaaataagaaaagatagGAGATACTGGAAGTAGATTTCTTGGAGAGAGTGAAAGAAAAACCACATATTGTtggatatgtatgtatacatgttaaataatatatggcTAAAGGCATAATTAGCCCTCTCACCTTTTATCATTTAACCATTTAGCCCCCTTAACTTCCAATTTTAAAGATATTAGGTACCTCAACTActaattttgtaacaaataCATACCTTACTGCAGCAAGCATTTGGGCATGAGTTACACGCGGTGGGCCCCACATTAATCAAGCCAATGGGAGCATGCCACGTGTCTCCATCTGCAAGAGAGGAAAAGGTCGACGGCGGCGGCGGATAGCTGCCTGAAacgacagagagagagagcgagcgagcGGGACTGACAGAGAAAGAGCGAGAGAATggcagagagaggaagaagacgaccgcCCCCCTCCGACGCCATAGCCGGCCACCCGCACGAGGAAGGCGAGTGATACAGAGCGAGAGATACAGAaaaagcgagagcgagagatacagagcgagagagcgagagcgagagatacagacaaagagagagagaaagagagcgagAGATACAGACAAAAAGATAGCGAGAGATACGAGAACAAGAGAGACTGACAGAGAGAGAGCGaaagcaagagagaggaagaagacgaccgcGGAAGAGGAAGACGCCATTGCCGCCCCCCGACCCCAATTGACGCCCAACGCCCAGATCTGCCCGCGACCCACCTCCCACGCCGCCCCCCGACCCTAATCGACGCCATCGCCCTTTGCCTGCCCACGCCTGGCCGCTGCTATCGACAGCCCCCCAACCTCAATCGACGCCTCGGACGCTGCTGGCGACCACCgacagagagagcgagagaaaaGCAGCGAGTGGGAGGAGGTTGCCGGAGACAACAAGGAAGAAGGAGGTGATGTGTTGCACGCGCCTCAATCGCGTGTGTAATACACGCGTTGACCCAGGTGTGTGTAAGATTCAAAATTGGAAGTTGAGGGGGCTAATAGGTCCTAAGGGGGCAAAATGGTTAAATGGTGAAAGGTGAGGGAGCTAGGTATGCCTTTAgccaataatatatttataaaaaaaattgtattttttttaatttatattttacttcgcatttttttttaaatatcaaattttcatttttatttcatatcaaaaaTGTTTTTCGTATTCGTTTCCTTGCAACTTAAgctaaaatcacaaaaatttattttcttaaaattataaataatatcccAATGATAAAGCTTATGGCAGCATTGCTGAAAATGTGAACGATTTTTGACTTGCAAACCAATGGCAATGCTATTAATTAGATTTCAAtctaaatccaaaataattaaagagcGATTACATCTGATTTTTCTTCCATATTCTCAGTAAACTATGTACAATTACTACCAATAGTAATAACTACTTAATTTTTGCCaattttttaaccaaaaaaataaacaaagtgCAAGGAGTCGATCTTAGCAAACCAAACAAAGAAGAGGGCTCAAACAAAGCCATATCAAACaggttgagaaaaaaaaaaaaaaaaaggaaaaaaacaaacaattttCAGGAGACCTCAAAATTGAAAGACATCCGAATACAGAGTCATCCTATTTGTACAGAAAATGTGTTACAGAAACACTTACAggacaatcaaaatatcaattttgcCCATGCAATAAATGACCCAAATACCCAatatcatctctctctctctctccctctgtctctctctcgttctctctctcacatCGTCGGCCCCAGtggcaaggcggtggcagcaACAAGACGAGGCGACAAGGCAGCCGAGGCGGCAGAGGTGACGGGGCATGGTGGCAGAGGCGACAGGGTGAGGCGGCGGAGATTGCAGCGGCGAAGCGAGGTGGCAGCAAGAGCAGACAGAGACGAAGAACGACGACAGGTGAGGTTGCAACGGCGAGggaagggggaagagagggagaaggggatGAACAAAATATATTGCGAAATATCACAATATTTTGATATCGCGATATATCATCCCTATAAGCATTCTGTAAGGATGcttatgtacaaatagcattttccttccAATACATAAATAACATATAGATGAGgatttaatttaagaaaagatACAACATTGGAAGCCAAAcgcaagaaaaagaaagctaAACTAATTAGCTTCCACAACTAGATTAATTAGGGAAAAAGACGACCGTGATGGGCCACAACTTGCAAAGAAACTGCAACACACACTCGAGCTTGACCAAGATCGACCTGCACAGATATTGTTCCTAGTTGAATAGGGAGAGAAAAAGTGAAGAAGTGTTGATATACACGATACCTCCCTTTCAACCTTTAGGGGGAGGTCTTTTAAAGGACACCAAATGCCGTGGTTATGCCAACTCGCAGAGCTAGTAACTAATCAGGTAAGGGTCTTCTTCAAGGGAACTGAACTGCCGTGAAAGAGAACACACTGGCAATTTCACCCTTTGATTACCTTCTTTGTTTCATCCATCAGAGAAAGTGAAAAGCAAAAAGGTTGGAGAAAGTTAAAGAGAATCAAGCTAACTGACATTTTGGATATCTCGTAGTGGACTGAGGAAAAACGAAAGCTATATATTTAGAATGTTTCCCACATGAAGCTTTCGTagaaagtttgaaaatttttccccaCCTAACAAAAGCAATGTGGAATCCTGGCACTGAGTGCTTGTGTATTTCTGAAGGCTTTCCATAAGTGAAATGGTTGCTTGTCTTGTTCTCCACCCCACTGATTGAGCAAGCATAAGCTAATTATGTTTACTGATCTCTAATTATCTTGGACGCTACTTATATAAATAAACTAGGTAAATCTTAACAATTTTGCAAACGAAACTGGCTTTCAAAAGAAACCATATTGAACTGCTTCAATGCCACTCAAGAATATATGGATAGATTTCTTCCATGCCAACTACCCAAAGAAGA from Diospyros lotus cultivar Yz01 chromosome 4, ASM1463336v1, whole genome shotgun sequence includes the following:
- the LOC127799410 gene encoding protein argonaute 10-like codes for the protein MPMRLMKEGSEQHLVIKPRLQSPMNQAQKPLKTAQNGKGPPTQVTQYNKPHNQTSPPSKNRGRRRGRGGRKSDQGDVFMRPSSRPCTGVQMPAPAGAVEEGIPNRVGEVERGFPSSSKCLSFAPRPGYGQLGAKCVVKANHFFAELPEKDLNQYEVTITPEVASRTVNRAIMAELVKLYKESDLGKRLPAYDGRKSLYTAGELPFAWKEFKVKLVDEEDGINGPKREREYKVVIKFVARANLHHLGQFLAGKRADGPQEALKILDIVLREISTKRYCPVGRSFFSPDIWKPQRLGDGLESWCGFYQSIRPTQMGLSLNIDMASAAFIEALPVIEFVAQLLGKDVISRPLSDSDRVKIKKALRGVKVEVTHRGNVRRKYRVSGLTSQPTRELVFPVDDNSTMKSVVEYFQEMYGFTIQHTHLPCLQVGNQKKANYLPMEACKIVEGQRYTKRLNEKQITALLKVTCQRPRDRENDILQTVQHNAYDQDPYAKEFGIKISEKLASMEARVLPAPWLKYHETGKEKDCLPQVGQWNMMNKKMINGMTVSRWACINFSRSVQESVARGFCNELAQMCQVSGMEFNPEPVIPIHTARPDQVEKALKHVYHACMSKLKGKELELLLAILPDNNGCLYGDLKRICETGLGLISQCCLTKHVFKISKQYLANVALKINVKMGGRNTVLLDAISCRIPLVSDIPTIIFGADVTHPENGEDSSPSIAAVVASQDWPEVTKYAGLVCAQAHRQELIQDLYKTWHDPVRGTVSGGMIRDLLVSFRKATGQKPLRIIFYRDGVSEGQFYQVLLYELDAIRKACASLEPNYQPPVTFIVVQKRHHTRLFANNHRDRSSTDKSGNILPGTVVDSKICHPTEFDFYLCSHAGIQGTSRPAHYHVLWDENNFTADGIQSLTNNLCYTYARCTRSVSVVPPAYYAHLAAFRARFYMEPELQENGGCGAGQVGKSMRAKGESGVRPLPALKENVKRVMFYC